A genomic stretch from Cloacibacterium caeni includes:
- a CDS encoding DUF6660 family protein, translating into MKIFVILFSIYFLALSVMPCTDACDINISNSSKSEFTKISNDQTNCKDVCSPFCSCASCHTVVNFTFQTFKISETKPSFGKQQKFPLWAFTFISNYHGNIWQPPKINA; encoded by the coding sequence ATGAAAATATTTGTAATCCTATTCAGTATCTATTTTTTGGCATTATCCGTAATGCCCTGTACTGATGCGTGCGATATAAATATAAGCAATTCTTCAAAATCAGAATTTACTAAAATCTCCAACGACCAAACGAACTGCAAAGATGTGTGCAGCCCTTTTTGTTCTTGCGCCAGTTGTCATACCGTTGTAAATTTTACGTTTCAAACGTTCAAAATAAGCGAGACAAAGCCGAGTTTCGGCAAACAGCAAAAATTCCCACTTTGGGCTTTCACTTTCATTTCCAATTACCACGGAAACATTTGGCAACCGCCAAAGATTAATGCTTAA
- a CDS encoding efflux RND transporter periplasmic adaptor subunit has translation MKFNINKITLMTAVAVLLFAFSACKNDKKAEDKSAETKTAGKEEAPHEEETPTIATLTEEQIKTVGIQLGTIEHKELTATIKANGNLKVPNNNKANATSLYGGVIRTLKVQIGDYVRKGQVIATIANPQFIQLQEEYLSTASRITFAEQELARQKELNEGSAGAKKNLQSATAELSSLRTRRASLQQQIQLMGINPGSVSNGNLKSALVVTSPLNGTVSNVFAKIGSYVDVSSPVIEIVDNSSLHLDLQVFEKDLPQVKVGQTIHFTLTNNPTTEYDATVFSIGSSFENESKTITVHCRVNGNKSGLIDGMNITGIVSLNNVTTPAVPTDAIVNADGKYYIFVQTDKEAEAHHEEGEKEGNHKEGEEKDHKEDKTAKNFEKVEVLKGVSDMGYTAVTFVNEIPANAKIVVKGAFFVNAKLSNAGGHEH, from the coding sequence ATGAAATTCAATATAAATAAAATCACGTTGATGACAGCCGTAGCTGTTTTACTATTTGCTTTTTCTGCCTGTAAAAATGATAAGAAAGCAGAAGATAAATCTGCCGAAACCAAAACTGCAGGAAAAGAAGAAGCACCTCACGAGGAAGAAACGCCAACTATTGCCACACTTACCGAAGAACAAATAAAAACGGTAGGCATACAATTAGGCACCATTGAACACAAGGAATTAACAGCAACCATCAAAGCAAACGGAAATCTGAAAGTTCCTAATAACAATAAAGCCAACGCCACTTCTTTGTATGGCGGTGTGATAAGAACACTGAAAGTTCAAATCGGAGATTATGTAAGAAAAGGTCAGGTAATTGCTACCATTGCCAATCCGCAGTTCATCCAATTGCAGGAAGAATATTTGAGTACAGCAAGCAGGATTACATTTGCGGAACAAGAATTAGCAAGACAAAAAGAACTGAACGAAGGAAGTGCAGGTGCAAAGAAAAACCTGCAAAGTGCTACTGCCGAATTAAGCAGTTTAAGAACCCGAAGAGCTTCCTTACAACAGCAGATACAATTAATGGGCATCAATCCGGGTTCTGTATCAAACGGAAATTTAAAATCTGCCTTGGTCGTAACCAGTCCGCTGAATGGTACGGTTAGCAATGTTTTTGCCAAAATCGGAAGCTATGTTGATGTTTCTTCTCCGGTTATAGAAATTGTAGATAACAGTTCATTGCATTTGGATTTACAGGTGTTTGAAAAAGATTTGCCACAGGTAAAAGTGGGACAAACCATTCATTTTACATTAACCAATAATCCTACTACTGAATATGATGCTACGGTTTTCAGCATTGGTTCATCCTTTGAAAACGAGAGTAAAACCATTACCGTTCACTGCCGTGTAAATGGCAATAAAAGTGGCTTGATTGATGGAATGAATATCACAGGAATTGTAAGCCTCAATAATGTAACAACACCTGCGGTACCAACTGATGCCATTGTAAATGCCGATGGCAAATACTACATTTTTGTACAAACCGACAAAGAAGCAGAAGCCCATCACGAAGAAGGAGAAAAAGAAGGCAACCACAAAGAGGGCGAAGAAAAAGACCATAAAGAAGATAAAACGGCTAAGAATTTTGAAAAGGTAGAAGTGCTAAAAGGCGTATCTGATATGGGTTACACCGCAGTAACATTTGTAAATGAAATTCCTGCCAATGCAAAGATTGTAGTAAAAGGTGCGTTTTTCGTCAATGCAAAACTAAGCAATGCAGGTGGTCACGAACATTAA
- a CDS encoding heavy metal translocating P-type ATPase codes for MEHKHKYDAQGKQLCCTPQEEKIYTDANAKKLLEKHHDNDGHNHEHSDDDGHNHGSTDKSTIQMFLPAIISFVLLMIAIAFDNWFPQSWFTGWVRIVWYIVAYAPVGFPVIKEAFESIRKSDVFSEFLLMSIATIGAFAIGEYPEGVAVMLFYAVGEVFQTLAVTRAKANIKTLLDQRPDEVTILENNQPKTVKAETVNIGNIIQLKPGEKLGLDGELLSETASFNTAALTGESKPDTKTKGETVLAGMINLKTVAQVKVTTAYTDSKLSKILELVQNATAQKAPTELFIRKFAKIYTPIVVLLAVLITVVPYFFVDDYLFSQWLYRALVFLVISCPCALVISIPLGYFGGIGAASKNGILFKGSNFLDAIANIQNVVMDKTGTMTEGVFKVQEVILKSEFSKDEILKMVNALESQSTHPVATAIHQYVGEIDHSIKLENVEEIAGHGLKAIVNGKELLVGNFKLMDKFNIVYDLDPSTIVYTLIAIAYDGKFAGYITIADSIKEDAQITIDKLKTLGVKTTMLSGDKSTVVKFVADKLGINNAFGDLLPEDKVNKVKEIKTKNETVAFVGDGVNDAPVVALSDVGMAMGGLGSDATIETADVVIQDDKPSKIPMAINIGKQTKKIVWQNITLAFVVKGVVLVLGAGGLATMWEAVFADVGVALLAILNAVRIQRMKF; via the coding sequence ATGGAACACAAACATAAATACGATGCACAAGGCAAACAGCTTTGCTGCACACCACAAGAAGAAAAAATATATACCGATGCCAATGCTAAAAAATTATTAGAAAAGCATCACGACAATGACGGTCACAACCACGAACACAGTGATGATGACGGTCACAACCACGGAAGTACCGATAAATCTACCATTCAAATGTTTTTACCTGCCATTATCAGTTTTGTTTTACTGATGATTGCTATTGCATTTGATAATTGGTTTCCTCAATCCTGGTTCACAGGTTGGGTAAGGATTGTTTGGTACATTGTTGCTTATGCTCCGGTTGGTTTTCCTGTTATTAAAGAAGCATTTGAAAGCATCCGCAAAAGCGATGTATTTTCAGAATTTTTATTGATGAGCATTGCCACTATCGGAGCTTTCGCCATTGGCGAATATCCGGAAGGAGTTGCCGTAATGTTGTTTTATGCGGTTGGCGAAGTGTTTCAAACTTTGGCGGTTACAAGAGCCAAAGCCAATATCAAAACCTTGCTCGACCAAAGACCCGATGAAGTAACGATTTTAGAAAATAACCAACCTAAAACTGTAAAAGCAGAAACCGTCAACATCGGCAATATCATTCAATTAAAACCCGGAGAAAAATTAGGATTGGATGGCGAATTGTTATCCGAAACTGCATCATTCAATACCGCCGCATTGACTGGAGAAAGCAAGCCAGACACCAAAACCAAAGGCGAAACTGTTTTAGCAGGAATGATAAATTTAAAGACCGTTGCACAGGTAAAAGTAACCACAGCATATACCGATAGCAAGCTCTCAAAGATTTTGGAATTGGTACAAAACGCTACTGCTCAAAAAGCACCAACAGAATTATTCATTCGAAAATTTGCAAAAATTTACACACCAATTGTGGTGTTATTGGCAGTGCTTATTACTGTAGTTCCTTACTTTTTTGTTGATGATTACTTGTTCAGTCAATGGCTATACAGAGCATTGGTTTTCCTTGTTATTTCTTGTCCTTGTGCTTTGGTTATAAGTATTCCTTTAGGATATTTTGGTGGAATTGGTGCCGCTTCTAAAAATGGAATTTTATTTAAAGGAAGCAATTTCTTAGACGCCATCGCTAATATCCAAAATGTAGTGATGGATAAAACAGGAACAATGACAGAAGGCGTTTTCAAAGTGCAAGAAGTAATATTAAAATCAGAATTTAGTAAAGACGAAATCTTGAAAATGGTCAACGCTTTGGAAAGTCAAAGCACGCATCCAGTTGCTACCGCAATCCATCAATATGTCGGCGAAATAGACCATTCTATAAAATTAGAAAATGTAGAAGAAATTGCGGGTCACGGATTAAAAGCTATCGTTAACGGAAAAGAGTTATTGGTAGGAAACTTTAAACTGATGGATAAATTTAATATTGTTTATGATTTAGACCCAAGTACAATTGTTTACACCCTAATCGCCATTGCTTATGATGGAAAATTTGCAGGCTACATTACCATTGCCGACAGCATCAAAGAAGATGCACAGATTACGATTGACAAACTAAAAACATTAGGCGTAAAAACTACAATGTTGAGTGGAGATAAAAGCACCGTGGTAAAATTTGTTGCTGATAAATTGGGAATTAATAATGCCTTCGGCGACTTGTTGCCAGAAGACAAAGTAAATAAAGTAAAAGAAATAAAAACCAAAAACGAAACCGTAGCATTTGTTGGCGATGGAGTGAATGATGCGCCTGTAGTAGCTTTGAGCGACGTAGGTATGGCAATGGGCGGTTTAGGAAGTGATGCCACTATTGAAACTGCCGATGTAGTAATCCAAGATGACAAGCCGAGTAAAATTCCGATGGCAATCAATATTGGTAAACAAACCAAGAAAATAGTGTGGCAAAACATCACATTGGCGTTTGTAGTAAAAGGTGTCGTATTAGTACTGGGCGCAGGTGGATTAGCTACAATGTGGGAAGCCGTTTTCGCAGATGTGGGAGTTGCATTATTGGCAATATTAAATGCGGTAAGGATACAGCGGATGAAATTTTAA
- a CDS encoding helix-turn-helix domain-containing protein, with product MNIDKMEFVAWMERIMDRLDILGNHIDDLQKKRNSIDGEELLDNQDLLQMLKISNRSLQRYRSIGKLPYYTISGKLYYKLSDVHQFIRESFNPPLPKLDANK from the coding sequence ATGAATATCGACAAAATGGAATTTGTGGCGTGGATGGAACGCATAATGGACAGGCTGGACATTCTCGGCAACCACATAGACGATTTACAAAAGAAGCGCAACAGTATAGACGGCGAAGAATTACTGGATAATCAGGATTTATTGCAAATGCTGAAAATCAGTAACCGTTCCCTGCAACGGTATCGCTCCATAGGCAAGCTGCCTTATTATACGATTAGCGGAAAACTGTATTACAAGCTGTCCGATGTGCATCAGTTCATCAGGGAAAGTTTTAACCCGCCCTTGCCCAAACTGGATGCCAATAAGTGA
- a CDS encoding CusA/CzcA family heavy metal efflux RND transporter has product MLDSIIKFSIKNKLVVGIMTLLLIIWGVWSATKLPIDAVPDITNNQVQIITVCPTLAGQEVEQLVTFPIEQSIANIPDLEETRSISRFGLSVITVVFKNKVDIYFARQLINEKLKEAEENIPKGIGTPELAPVSTGLGEVYQYIIHPKKGSENKYNAKELRTMQDWIVARQLFGTPGIAEVNSFGGELKQYEVAVNPNRLKAMGVSVTDIFTALEKNNQNTGGAYIDKKPNAYFIRGIGLVTSLDDVKNISVKNETGSVPIFIKDVADVRFGNAVRYGAMTYNGEVDAVGGVVMMLKGENANNVVEKIKEKLPTIQKSLPEDVVIEPYLDRTDLVDRAMNTVKKNLIEGALIVIFVLVLFLGNFRAGLIVASAIPLAMLFALALMNIFGVSANLMSLGAIDFGLIVDGAVIIVEATLHHLGLRKSTQRLTQQEMDNEVFTSASKIRSSAAFGEIIILIVYIPILTLVGVEGKMFRPMAQTVGFAIFGALILSLTYIPMMCALFLSKKPMHKENISDKMMNWLQKMYQPLLEKAIKIKYWLVGITVAIFAFTLSLFGRMGGEFIPQLQEGDFAFHCILPQGSSLSQSIETSMQASRIIKQFDEVKMVVGKTGAAEVPTDPMPPEATDMMILLKPQSEWKSGRSYDELADAINEKLEAIPGVFFEKNQPIQMRFNELMTGIRQDVAVKIFGENLDTLALNADKVSKVIQTVEGATSPQVERVSGLPQINVEYDRTRLANYGITVEDVNNVVSTAFAGKSAGVVFENERRFDLVVRLDSTYRSSIEDVNNLMIPTSTGNQIPLSQVANIDYKLGPAQISREAGKRRIVIGFNVADRDVQSVVEEIQQKLNTQVKLPPGYYFTYGGQFENLQEASNRLMIAVPISLLLIFVLLYFTFRSFKQAGLIFTAIPMSAIGGVLALMLRGMPFSISAGIGFIALFGVAVLNGIVLIGTFNQLEKEGIKDVFKRVIEGTKIRLRPVLMTATVASLGFLPMALSSSAGAEVQKPLATVVIGGLVTATFLTLFVLPLLYIIFNSKINLKRKPKVKPIATIIVLLLSLTGFTANAQTQHLSSVDDAINIALQNNQAIKASDLEIDASKALKKTAGELPKLDFNAQLGQYNSTKFDQSFQVTQTIPFPSLFGAKKQLINAEIKGKEIQKSLSVLELKNQVRTYYYQILYLQHNQKQLQQLDSLYGDFIGIAKLRYKTGDTKKVDISTAEAKKGEINLLLKQNEVLLNNAVASLKTLMNAKEDFIIVENGIFQPLQISNLLDNDAVANHPAIQSLYQDAVIAEKTKKVERSQGLPDFTIGYTNQSLIGFQTVNGAEKYFNSGNRFNSVNISVAIPINYGATKARIESLDYRKQAAEANAQQQQKTLATQIQNALLQYQQDMKQFNYFQQEALPNAKEIVSAAQLGYKTGDIGYVEYLFALQTATDIQLNYLKSIQQVNQSVINIYSFINQ; this is encoded by the coding sequence GTGTTAGACAGTATCATAAAATTCAGTATCAAGAACAAGCTTGTCGTTGGTATAATGACCTTGTTACTCATCATTTGGGGAGTGTGGAGCGCCACAAAACTACCCATTGATGCCGTACCCGATATTACCAATAATCAGGTGCAAATAATTACGGTTTGTCCCACATTGGCGGGACAAGAAGTAGAACAATTAGTAACTTTTCCTATTGAGCAAAGTATTGCAAATATTCCAGATTTAGAGGAAACACGGAGTATTTCGAGGTTTGGTTTGTCGGTAATTACAGTTGTGTTTAAAAACAAAGTAGATATTTATTTTGCCCGACAGCTTATTAATGAAAAACTAAAAGAAGCCGAAGAAAATATACCTAAGGGTATTGGTACACCGGAACTTGCTCCCGTGAGTACAGGCTTAGGTGAAGTATACCAATACATTATCCATCCTAAGAAGGGTAGCGAGAATAAATACAATGCTAAAGAACTACGAACAATGCAAGATTGGATTGTTGCACGTCAGCTTTTCGGCACACCCGGCATTGCAGAAGTTAACAGTTTTGGTGGCGAGCTGAAACAGTATGAAGTAGCTGTAAATCCTAACCGCTTAAAAGCAATGGGTGTTAGTGTTACCGATATTTTCACAGCATTAGAAAAAAATAACCAAAATACAGGCGGTGCATACATTGATAAGAAACCGAATGCCTATTTCATCCGAGGTATCGGTTTGGTTACTTCATTAGATGATGTAAAAAATATTAGTGTAAAGAACGAAACCGGAAGTGTACCCATTTTTATAAAAGATGTGGCAGATGTCCGTTTTGGTAATGCAGTACGCTACGGAGCAATGACCTACAATGGAGAGGTAGATGCAGTAGGTGGCGTAGTGATGATGCTGAAAGGCGAAAACGCCAACAATGTGGTAGAAAAAATAAAAGAGAAACTACCCACCATACAAAAATCTTTGCCCGAAGATGTTGTGATAGAACCTTATTTAGACCGTACAGATTTGGTAGACAGGGCAATGAATACTGTTAAGAAAAACCTTATTGAAGGAGCTTTGATTGTCATCTTCGTATTGGTTCTTTTCTTAGGAAATTTCAGAGCCGGATTGATTGTAGCTTCTGCTATTCCTTTGGCGATGTTGTTTGCTTTGGCTTTAATGAACATTTTTGGGGTAAGTGCTAACTTAATGAGTTTGGGAGCGATAGATTTTGGATTAATTGTAGATGGGGCGGTAATTATTGTAGAAGCCACGTTGCATCATTTGGGTTTAAGGAAATCCACGCAAAGGCTTACTCAGCAGGAAATGGATAATGAAGTATTTACATCCGCTTCTAAAATCCGTAGCAGTGCAGCATTTGGCGAAATCATTATCTTGATTGTTTACATTCCTATTTTAACGTTGGTAGGTGTAGAAGGGAAAATGTTCCGTCCGATGGCGCAAACAGTAGGTTTTGCAATATTTGGCGCATTGATTTTATCCCTCACTTATATCCCGATGATGTGTGCTTTGTTTTTGTCTAAAAAGCCAATGCATAAAGAAAACATTTCAGATAAAATGATGAATTGGTTGCAAAAAATGTATCAACCATTATTAGAAAAAGCCATTAAAATAAAATATTGGTTAGTGGGAATTACCGTTGCCATATTTGCCTTTACATTATCTTTATTTGGCAGAATGGGTGGCGAATTTATACCACAATTGCAGGAAGGCGATTTTGCCTTTCACTGCATTTTGCCACAAGGAAGTTCATTAAGCCAAAGTATCGAAACATCAATGCAAGCTTCAAGAATTATCAAGCAATTTGATGAAGTAAAAATGGTTGTAGGTAAAACCGGAGCAGCAGAAGTACCAACCGACCCAATGCCGCCCGAAGCAACCGATATGATGATTTTGCTGAAACCTCAAAGCGAATGGAAAAGTGGCAGAAGTTATGATGAATTGGCAGATGCTATCAATGAAAAATTAGAAGCAATACCTGGTGTATTTTTCGAAAAGAACCAGCCAATACAAATGCGTTTCAATGAGTTGATGACAGGTATTAGGCAAGATGTTGCAGTAAAAATATTTGGAGAAAATTTAGATACGCTTGCCTTGAATGCTGATAAGGTTAGTAAGGTTATACAAACAGTAGAAGGCGCTACATCTCCACAAGTAGAACGTGTGAGTGGCTTACCGCAAATAAATGTGGAATATGACCGTACTCGCTTAGCCAATTACGGAATAACAGTGGAAGATGTGAACAACGTGGTAAGCACTGCGTTTGCAGGTAAAAGTGCAGGAGTAGTTTTTGAAAACGAAAGAAGGTTTGATTTGGTCGTACGTTTAGACAGTACATATCGTAGTAGTATAGAAGATGTAAATAATCTGATGATACCCACTTCAACAGGTAATCAAATACCATTATCACAAGTAGCAAATATTGATTATAAGTTAGGTCCGGCACAAATAAGCCGTGAAGCTGGAAAACGTAGAATTGTAATCGGATTCAACGTTGCAGATAGGGATGTACAAAGTGTGGTAGAAGAAATTCAACAAAAATTAAATACACAGGTAAAATTACCACCGGGGTACTATTTCACGTATGGCGGTCAATTTGAAAACTTGCAGGAAGCCAGTAACCGATTAATGATAGCCGTTCCTATTTCCTTGTTATTAATTTTTGTGTTGCTCTATTTCACGTTCCGTTCCTTTAAGCAAGCAGGTTTAATATTTACCGCAATTCCGATGAGCGCCATTGGTGGCGTATTGGCTTTAATGCTTCGTGGAATGCCTTTCAGCATCAGTGCAGGAATTGGTTTTATCGCCTTGTTTGGTGTAGCCGTTCTTAACGGAATTGTATTGATAGGCACTTTCAACCAATTGGAAAAAGAAGGAATAAAAGATGTTTTCAAACGAGTAATCGAAGGAACAAAAATAAGACTTCGACCTGTATTGATGACGGCAACCGTTGCGAGCTTAGGATTTTTACCGATGGCACTAAGTAGCAGTGCAGGTGCAGAAGTTCAAAAACCTTTAGCAACCGTAGTAATCGGTGGTTTGGTTACGGCAACTTTCCTTACGCTGTTCGTTCTGCCTTTACTCTACATCATTTTCAATTCAAAAATTAATTTAAAAAGAAAACCCAAAGTGAAACCTATTGCAACTATCATTGTATTGCTTCTGTCATTAACAGGCTTTACAGCAAATGCACAAACACAGCATTTATCAAGTGTTGATGATGCGATAAATATTGCGCTTCAAAATAATCAAGCCATTAAAGCTTCAGATTTAGAAATTGATGCCAGCAAAGCGTTGAAAAAAACAGCCGGAGAATTACCAAAACTCGATTTTAACGCACAATTGGGTCAATATAATAGTACAAAATTCGACCAGTCTTTTCAGGTCACACAAACAATTCCATTTCCTTCATTATTTGGAGCAAAAAAGCAATTGATTAATGCAGAAATAAAAGGTAAAGAAATACAGAAAAGCCTAAGTGTTTTAGAATTAAAAAATCAGGTACGAACGTATTATTATCAAATCCTGTACCTGCAACACAATCAAAAACAATTGCAACAATTGGACAGCTTATATGGTGATTTTATTGGCATTGCAAAGCTTCGATACAAAACTGGTGATACTAAAAAAGTGGATATAAGTACAGCAGAAGCTAAGAAAGGGGAAATCAATTTATTGTTAAAACAGAATGAAGTGTTATTAAATAATGCAGTTGCCAGTCTGAAAACATTAATGAATGCTAAAGAAGATTTTATCATTGTAGAAAATGGAATTTTTCAACCTTTACAAATCAGTAATTTGCTGGACAATGATGCAGTAGCAAATCATCCTGCAATTCAGTCCTTATATCAGGATGCAGTTATTGCAGAAAAGACCAAAAAGGTAGAACGTTCGCAAGGTTTACCCGATTTTACGATAGGTTACACAAATCAATCTTTGATAGGCTTTCAAACAGTAAATGGTGCGGAGAAATATTTCAATTCTGGTAACCGTTTTAATTCTGTAAATATTAGTGTTGCTATTCCCATTAATTACGGTGCTACAAAGGCAAGGATAGAATCTTTGGATTATAGAAAGCAAGCAGCCGAAGCCAATGCACAACAGCAACAGAAAACGTTGGCAACACAAATACAAAATGCTTTGTTGCAATACCAGCAGGATATGAAGCAGTTCAATTATTTTCAGCAGGAAGCTTTGCCTAATGCTAAAGAAATTGTTTCAGCGGCACAATTGGGTTACAAAACAGGCGACATCGGTTATGTAGAATATCTTTTTGCTTTGCAAACCGCAACCGATATTCAGTTGAATTACCTCAAAAGCATTCAGCAGGTCAACCAATCTGTAATCAATATTTATTCATTCATCAATCAATAA
- a CDS encoding RteC domain-containing protein, whose protein sequence is MEIVLNKILSEIQHQEDKLSSQMMQTADEAYQMTLFLKEMLFTIKMKVLQTGFKDEQQEINFFKNIKPQILGKLIYYNKVFRVETTCPVSTGRIHQSYFENQLKILKSEYKESISNEDFYRYYRAGRTDRDHNYFRLGKINYHDGLKSSVFEIDFSFSTYFDNKVAHIIANELLYTFLLTKINPEKNPDTILINGDGNKDISWTNSQNALIELIYALYVSKSIAYGKIGIRKLALIFQILFRTPLNDIHHSFHRMKIRAGSRTVFLDQLKISLEEYMDKDL, encoded by the coding sequence ATGGAAATCGTGTTGAACAAAATACTATCGGAAATTCAGCATCAGGAAGATAAGCTATCTTCTCAAATGATGCAAACTGCGGATGAGGCTTACCAAATGACCTTATTCCTAAAGGAAATGCTGTTTACTATAAAGATGAAAGTCTTACAGACCGGATTTAAGGACGAACAGCAGGAAATCAATTTTTTCAAGAATATCAAACCGCAGATTTTAGGAAAACTTATTTATTACAATAAGGTATTCCGTGTTGAAACTACCTGCCCCGTAAGCACCGGGAGAATACACCAAAGTTATTTTGAAAACCAACTGAAAATCCTCAAATCCGAATATAAGGAAAGCATATCCAATGAAGATTTTTACAGGTACTACCGTGCAGGTAGAACAGACCGTGACCATAATTATTTCAGGCTCGGAAAAATCAATTACCACGATGGTTTAAAAAGTAGTGTATTTGAAATTGACTTTAGCTTTTCAACCTATTTCGATAACAAAGTTGCCCATATTATAGCCAATGAATTACTCTATACTTTTTTGCTTACCAAAATAAATCCTGAAAAAAATCCCGATACCATTTTAATAAACGGGGATGGAAACAAAGACATTTCGTGGACGAACTCGCAAAATGCACTGATAGAATTGATTTACGCCCTGTATGTTTCCAAATCTATTGCATACGGGAAAATAGGCATCAGGAAATTAGCATTGATTTTCCAAATCCTCTTCCGAACGCCCCTTAACGATATACATCATTCTTTCCACAGAATGAAAATAAGGGCAGGCTCCCGAACGGTGTTTTTAGACCAACTCAAAATTTCCCTCGAAGAATATATGGATAAAGACCTTTAG
- a CDS encoding helix-turn-helix domain-containing protein: MNIITVDEEVWKHLNERLKAISEYILKLEDTSYDSLWLNNHEVCQYLHISEKTLWRMRTNGQIAFSKMYGQYYYTIGAIKDMLNAKPCRPPMNM; encoded by the coding sequence ATGAACATTATAACAGTTGATGAAGAAGTGTGGAAGCACCTCAACGAACGGTTGAAAGCCATTAGCGAATATATCCTCAAACTGGAAGATACAAGCTACGATAGCTTATGGCTCAACAACCACGAAGTCTGCCAGTATCTCCACATCAGTGAAAAAACATTGTGGCGTATGCGCACCAACGGGCAGATAGCCTTTTCAAAAATGTACGGGCAGTATTACTATACCATTGGTGCTATAAAAGATATGCTCAATGCTAAGCCGTGCAGACCACCGATGAATATGTAG
- a CDS encoding methyltransferase family protein: MIWLKFYLPVYLVLYMMVAFVLPSYRTYKQTGINPVTFGKTDNAHDYIGFVMKVLIALLFVAVFIYSFSDKIYQYLVPISYLMKDVFLIIGLILIHFSLLWISVAQYQMSNSWRIGIDENNKTELITKGLFSYSRNPIFLGMIISVAGIFFILPNALTFFLMLTTYIVIQIQIRLEEEFLEKQHGEQYLIYKKTTKRLL; the protein is encoded by the coding sequence ATGATTTGGTTAAAATTTTATTTGCCGGTGTATTTGGTGTTGTATATGATGGTAGCTTTTGTGCTGCCATCATACCGCACCTACAAGCAAACAGGTATCAATCCCGTAACTTTTGGCAAAACAGATAATGCACACGATTATATCGGTTTTGTGATGAAGGTATTGATAGCATTGCTCTTCGTTGCGGTATTCATCTATTCGTTCAGCGATAAAATATATCAATATTTAGTGCCGATTTCTTATTTAATGAAAGACGTGTTTTTAATCATTGGATTAATTCTGATACACTTTTCATTACTATGGATTTCTGTAGCGCAATATCAAATGAGTAACAGTTGGCGCATTGGTATCGATGAAAATAATAAAACCGAATTAATCACAAAAGGATTATTCTCTTACAGCCGGAACCCGATTTTTTTAGGAATGATAATCAGTGTTGCAGGAATATTTTTTATACTACCCAATGCACTTACATTTTTCTTGATGCTTACTACCTATATCGTTATTCAAATTCAGATAAGATTAGAAGAAGAGTTTTTGGAAAAACAACACGGAGAACAATATTTAATTTATAAAAAAACAACTAAAAGACTACTCTAA